The following are encoded in a window of Candidatus Zixiibacteriota bacterium genomic DNA:
- a CDS encoding MoxR family ATPase yields MTESKNDLKAVEQLNDAYKKIRSEIAKVIVGQDKVIEQLLIALLSGGHCLLVGVPGLAKTLLISTLAEILDLKFNRIQFTPDLMPSDITGTEILEEDRASGSRLFKFVKGPVFANVILADEINRTPPKTQAALLQAMQEHEVTSAGQTFTLEEPFFVLATQNPIEQEGTYPLPEAQLDRFMFHVGVDYPSSEEEELMVKKTTVTLDYKLDKILGGKEIIDLQQLVRRVPVSDHLIHYAVEIARSTRPNEKNAPDFIKNWVSWGAGPRASQYLILAAKTRAILDGRPTPGPEDICFAALPVLRHRIVTSFNAEADGVDTPAIVTRLLEAVKEKS; encoded by the coding sequence ATGACCGAAAGTAAGAATGATCTTAAAGCCGTCGAACAACTTAATGATGCCTATAAAAAAATCAGAAGCGAAATAGCCAAAGTAATTGTCGGCCAGGATAAGGTAATCGAACAACTGCTGATTGCCCTTCTGTCAGGAGGGCATTGTCTGCTGGTGGGTGTTCCCGGCTTGGCCAAGACTCTTTTGATCTCAACTCTGGCCGAAATTCTCGATCTGAAATTTAATCGTATTCAGTTTACCCCGGATTTAATGCCATCCGATATCACCGGGACTGAAATTCTTGAGGAAGATCGCGCCTCCGGGAGCAGATTATTCAAATTCGTCAAGGGTCCTGTCTTTGCCAATGTCATTCTGGCAGATGAAATCAACCGCACTCCGCCTAAAACGCAAGCGGCGCTTTTGCAGGCCATGCAGGAGCACGAAGTCACCTCGGCCGGACAAACTTTCACTCTCGAAGAACCTTTCTTTGTCCTAGCAACCCAGAATCCAATTGAACAGGAGGGGACTTATCCCTTGCCGGAAGCGCAGTTGGATCGATTTATGTTTCATGTCGGGGTGGACTATCCTTCTTCTGAGGAAGAGGAGTTGATGGTCAAAAAGACAACCGTGACGCTTGATTATAAACTCGATAAGATTTTGGGCGGTAAAGAAATAATAGATTTACAGCAATTGGTTCGAAGGGTTCCGGTCTCCGATCATCTGATCCATTATGCGGTCGAGATTGCTCGGTCAACCCGCCCCAATGAAAAAAACGCGCCTGATTTTATTAAAAACTGGGTTTCCTGGGGAGCCGGTCCGAGAGCCTCGCAGTATCTGATTCTGGCCGCAAAAACCAGGGCGATTCTGGATGGCCGTCCGACTCCGGGACCCGAGGATATCTGTTTTGCCGCCCTGCCGGTTCTGCGCCACAGGATTGTGACATCATTCAATGCCGAGGCCGACGGAGTCGATACTCCGGCTATTGTTACCCGTCTGCTGGAAGCAGTCAAAGAAAAAAGCTGA
- a CDS encoding carboxypeptidase-like regulatory domain-containing protein, translating into MKKYYPFTIIINVILMILSAASSFAGIITGTIYDFDSGQPISAATVRVEGTGRSMLANDQGQYRLRLDPGKYQLKFSHIAHYSETVEIEIPDSNITLDVRLRQSVQILKGMKVYQRAYDPAQKIIVQAIDRKKDLLSLLHDYSFEAYARLVVKDKSKADSNAIILITETQLISYWEAPDKYKEIILARKQTSNLPAEGNMVTVGGILDFNGNRMEIERYSVVSPTAYDALDHYNYYLIDTIYVDNKAIFRLEIEPKNQNEPLFVGTIDIVDSSFAVVGVDVGFSEGVELPYFYDIRYTQKYAEFDNNIWMPIEITLGGTINIGFPGIPVMTIDYRAALHRYLFDADVPEVAFDEYAIEVDENADDVDSLEWASGQLIPLTGEEEYGYTRIDSLENESKPLPVTIIRYTMMGLIALLSNYDLFHYNRVEGAYLGLGLYNLAITPELSLHLKSGYAFDGEYWQHNYGFRYLLNKRQRLWVGAEYHDEIVQRPTVVSGDFYNSTFFAFWSKIDHVDYFREKGYRLSLGAKLLNHTRMTLSYNDFNQYSVSNHATYSLFDKDKEFRKNPEITEGKLRSLGAELVWDSRQLAKFKKGERPLNSLPYTIVKAGGELADPDLIGNDFHFSRYYISLDHNFRLFNFGFTNLTAYAGGSDYDLSPQRYFTVDHGGEISFIESAFWTTGETNFIGNRVGSVHLSHDFGRYLFRKSGLPLIKDLPLTLSVHGGAFWTDFKNHLPQTDDRLSLVAGKPYRELGFGIGFPQLLGLKLMLTWQLSNYPTEDFSFGLNMGF; encoded by the coding sequence ATGAAAAAATATTATCCCTTCACGATAATCATCAATGTAATTCTGATGATTCTTTCTGCGGCATCTTCCTTCGCGGGAATTATCACGGGGACAATCTATGATTTCGACAGCGGCCAGCCAATTTCCGCCGCCACTGTTCGAGTGGAAGGAACCGGCCGCTCCATGCTGGCCAATGACCAGGGGCAGTACCGCCTGCGACTCGATCCCGGAAAATATCAACTGAAGTTCAGCCATATCGCCCATTACTCGGAAACAGTCGAAATCGAAATTCCCGACAGCAATATCACTCTTGATGTCCGGTTGAGGCAGTCGGTTCAAATACTCAAAGGAATGAAAGTTTATCAGCGGGCCTATGACCCGGCCCAGAAGATAATCGTCCAGGCTATCGACCGCAAAAAGGACCTTCTCTCCCTGCTTCACGACTATTCTTTCGAGGCCTACGCCCGGCTGGTAGTCAAGGATAAATCGAAAGCTGATTCCAACGCCATTATTCTGATCACCGAGACTCAACTGATTTCTTACTGGGAAGCACCGGATAAATACAAGGAAATTATTCTGGCCCGCAAACAAACCTCAAACCTTCCCGCCGAAGGAAACATGGTCACGGTCGGCGGAATTCTGGATTTCAACGGCAACCGGATGGAAATCGAGCGTTACTCGGTGGTCTCGCCAACCGCTTATGATGCCCTGGATCATTATAATTATTATCTGATCGATACCATTTATGTCGATAACAAAGCCATTTTCCGACTGGAGATCGAACCCAAAAACCAGAATGAGCCGCTTTTTGTCGGCACCATCGATATTGTCGATTCCTCCTTTGCCGTGGTGGGAGTCGATGTTGGTTTCAGCGAGGGGGTCGAGCTACCCTATTTCTATGATATTCGATACACTCAGAAGTATGCTGAGTTTGATAATAATATCTGGATGCCCATCGAAATCACCCTCGGAGGAACCATCAATATTGGTTTCCCCGGTATTCCGGTCATGACCATCGATTACCGCGCCGCCCTTCACCGTTATTTGTTTGATGCCGATGTGCCCGAAGTTGCTTTCGATGAATATGCCATTGAGGTCGATGAAAACGCCGACGATGTCGATTCGCTGGAATGGGCCTCCGGCCAGTTGATCCCTCTGACCGGAGAGGAAGAATACGGTTACACGCGGATCGATTCGCTCGAAAATGAATCCAAACCGCTTCCGGTAACGATCATTAGATATACCATGATGGGGTTAATAGCCCTTCTCTCCAATTATGACTTATTCCATTACAACCGGGTCGAGGGCGCCTATCTCGGCCTTGGCCTTTATAATCTCGCTATTACTCCGGAACTTAGCCTTCATCTGAAAAGCGGTTATGCTTTCGATGGCGAATACTGGCAACATAATTATGGATTTAGATATTTGCTGAATAAACGTCAACGCTTATGGGTCGGAGCGGAATACCATGACGAAATCGTCCAGCGTCCGACTGTCGTATCGGGAGATTTTTATAATTCCACCTTTTTCGCATTCTGGAGCAAAATAGATCATGTTGATTATTTCCGTGAAAAGGGTTACCGGCTGAGTCTCGGCGCGAAACTTCTCAATCATACCAGAATGACTCTGTCATACAACGACTTCAATCAATACAGCGTCTCCAATCACGCCACCTACAGTCTGTTCGATAAAGATAAGGAATTTCGTAAGAATCCTGAAATTACAGAGGGGAAATTACGCTCACTTGGGGCGGAGTTGGTCTGGGACAGCCGTCAGCTTGCAAAATTCAAAAAGGGGGAGAGACCGCTTAACAGTTTGCCCTATACTATTGTGAAAGCAGGCGGGGAACTGGCCGATCCCGATCTGATTGGAAATGATTTTCATTTTTCGCGTTACTATATATCGCTTGATCACAATTTCCGCCTGTTCAATTTCGGTTTTACCAATCTTACCGCCTATGCCGGCGGCTCTGATTATGATTTATCGCCCCAGAGATATTTTACGGTGGACCATGGCGGTGAAATAAGTTTTATCGAGTCTGCGTTCTGGACCACCGGCGAAACCAATTTCATAGGCAACCGGGTCGGTTCTGTCCATCTCAGTCACGATTTCGGCCGCTACCTGTTTCGCAAAAGCGGTTTGCCGCTGATAAAAGATTTGCCCCTGACCCTGAGTGTTCATGGCGGAGCTTTCTGGACCGATTTCAAGAACCATCTTCCGCAGACCGATGACCGGCTCTCTTTGGTAGCCGGGAAGCCGTATCGGGAACTTGGCTTCGGAATCGGTTTTCCACAACTTCTGGGATTAAAGCTGATGTTGACCTGGCAGTTGTCGAATTATCCGACCGAGGATTTCTCTTTCGGTTTAAATATGGGATTTTAG
- a CDS encoding thermonuclease family protein, producing MNTEHRIFFGDSRKLDVINDESIHLVITSPPYWQLKDYEVDNQIGFNDSYEEYINNLNLVWSECYRVLHKGCRLCINIGDQFARSVYYGRYKIIPIRTEIIKFCETIGFDYMGAIIWQKVTTCNTTGGATIMGSFPYPRNGILKLDYEFILVFKKPGLPPKVGNGVKLASKMSIEEWNLYFNGHWNFAGEKQNGHIAMFPEELPKRLIKMFSFVGDTIFDPFLGSGTTALAARNEGRNSIGFEMNSQYKKHIKKKLGLNNGDLFNKENRFEFIELKQNEINLIERISKLPYKFKDPVKFNKKIDVKKLTFGSKIDSKTSNYKIDYCIIDEILGDNLLKTRNGLTLKLLGIKARKSKLNEFNNYLNRTVKGRRVILKFDNDCYDTENNLLVYMYLINKTFINAHLIKKGFAEIDDNYRISNRTLLKLRSEIHA from the coding sequence ATGAATACAGAACACAGAATATTCTTTGGAGATTCACGAAAACTTGATGTCATTAATGATGAATCTATCCATTTGGTGATAACATCGCCACCTTATTGGCAACTAAAGGATTATGAAGTAGACAACCAAATTGGATTCAATGACTCTTATGAAGAATATATTAATAATCTTAATCTGGTCTGGTCGGAATGTTATCGAGTATTGCATAAGGGTTGCAGGCTTTGTATTAATATAGGGGATCAATTTGCCAGATCAGTTTATTACGGCCGCTATAAAATAATCCCAATACGAACCGAAATTATAAAATTCTGCGAAACTATCGGTTTTGACTATATGGGAGCAATAATATGGCAGAAAGTGACAACCTGCAATACTACCGGTGGAGCAACAATTATGGGTTCATTTCCATATCCAAGAAATGGCATCCTGAAGTTGGATTATGAATTTATTTTGGTTTTTAAGAAACCCGGGTTACCTCCAAAGGTCGGGAATGGAGTGAAATTAGCATCGAAGATGTCAATCGAAGAATGGAATCTTTATTTCAACGGTCATTGGAATTTTGCGGGTGAAAAGCAAAATGGCCATATCGCAATGTTTCCGGAGGAATTACCGAAAAGACTAATAAAAATGTTTTCTTTTGTTGGCGATACCATATTTGATCCGTTCTTGGGAAGTGGAACTACCGCTCTTGCAGCAAGAAATGAGGGTCGTAATTCAATAGGCTTCGAAATGAATTCTCAATATAAAAAACACATCAAGAAGAAACTAGGTTTGAATAATGGCGATCTTTTTAATAAGGAAAACCGGTTTGAATTTATAGAATTGAAGCAGAATGAAATTAATTTAATAGAAAGAATCAGTAAATTACCATATAAATTTAAGGATCCGGTTAAATTTAACAAGAAAATAGATGTAAAAAAACTGACATTTGGATCTAAGATCGATTCTAAAACGAGTAATTATAAGATAGATTATTGTATCATTGATGAAATTCTGGGTGATAATCTGCTCAAGACAAGAAATGGGTTGACACTTAAATTACTTGGTATTAAAGCAAGAAAGTCAAAATTGAATGAATTTAATAATTATTTGAATCGAACCGTCAAGGGGAGAAGAGTGATTTTAAAGTTTGATAATGACTGCTATGACACTGAAAACAACCTGTTGGTCTATATGTACCTGATTAACAAAACATTTATTAATGCTCATTTGATTAAAAAGGGGTTTGCTGAAATCGATGATAATTACCGCATTTCAAACAGAACCCTTTTGAAGCTTCGGAGTGAGATACATGCCTAA
- a CDS encoding MjaI family restriction endonuclease, with protein sequence MPKEWILNSATNRFQLNFKRNVGAVSEAIRKCAPKNLKEWERYYSENVFSNEHLVDLGRKLYAKITEVLVAEIDDITEEDCIKYIYNLVINRTYDGYTTEIRTIYGQLQEILGVKIRPAPDEWDRLYNVDFFITVKGRHIGLQIKPASNVSHIAQIFKERELQKNTHANFFKKYGGNVFYVISVKKDKSKFIQNTEVIDEIKKEIKRLEQI encoded by the coding sequence ATGCCTAAAGAGTGGATACTCAACTCTGCGACCAATAGATTTCAACTAAATTTTAAAAGAAATGTCGGTGCAGTTTCCGAAGCAATACGGAAGTGTGCACCAAAAAACCTGAAAGAATGGGAAAGATATTATTCCGAAAACGTCTTCTCTAACGAACACCTGGTTGATTTGGGAAGGAAATTATATGCCAAGATTACAGAAGTTCTTGTTGCTGAAATAGATGATATAACGGAAGAAGACTGTATTAAATATATATATAATTTGGTTATTAATAGAACTTATGATGGTTACACAACAGAAATAAGAACAATTTACGGGCAGTTGCAAGAAATACTTGGTGTGAAAATTAGGCCGGCTCCCGATGAATGGGACAGGTTATATAATGTCGATTTTTTTATAACTGTAAAAGGTCGACATATTGGCCTTCAGATTAAGCCAGCAAGTAATGTGTCTCATATTGCACAAATATTTAAGGAAAGAGAGCTTCAAAAAAATACTCATGCGAATTTCTTCAAAAAATATGGCGGGAATGTTTTTTATGTGATCTCCGTTAAAAAGGATAAAAGTAAATTTATTCAAAATACTGAAGTTATAGATGAAATAAAGAAAGAAATAAAAAGACTTGAGCAAATTTAA
- a CDS encoding alpha/beta hydrolase, translating into MAKLMSKKTRETVLTATVLVIVVAFIFFYIIYPLITVPGLTCRSDRDTFDDPDYAPVNDAAYFVELGLNPDTFTVTTDDNLRLACLYFAPDSAIYDSVRGTVVFLNSSDTDRTAFAPYLSPLLDSGLAVVLYDLRATGLSGGTYHTAGFYESDDLNQLLIYLKFHERDRHPLITVGFGIGGDAVLSAARKEQREELVVAIDPFITAARWINMMKQEKGAWPIPFYNRLYYWWYLKLYGLPLNRTGLDDIQAVASRTVVAAAEENLESPEIKQLIDLSSEMVTPVKKPTNETAMKAWLVELIYREL; encoded by the coding sequence ATGGCCAAACTGATGAGCAAAAAGACCAGAGAAACGGTTTTGACGGCGACCGTCCTGGTTATAGTTGTCGCCTTTATATTCTTTTACATAATATACCCCCTGATAACTGTGCCCGGGCTGACCTGCCGATCCGACCGCGATACGTTTGATGATCCTGATTATGCCCCGGTCAATGACGCGGCTTATTTTGTCGAACTGGGCCTGAACCCTGATACCTTTACAGTTACGACCGATGATAACCTGCGGCTGGCCTGCCTTTATTTTGCCCCCGATTCGGCCATATATGATTCGGTCAGGGGAACAGTGGTTTTTCTTAACAGCTCCGATACGGATCGGACGGCTTTCGCTCCCTATTTATCGCCCTTGCTTGACTCCGGCCTGGCGGTGGTACTCTATGACCTGCGGGCCACCGGATTATCGGGCGGCACCTATCACACGGCCGGATTTTACGAATCGGATGATCTCAACCAGCTTCTGATATATCTCAAATTTCATGAGCGCGATCGGCACCCGCTTATCACGGTTGGTTTCGGAATCGGCGGCGATGCCGTTTTAAGCGCCGCCCGGAAGGAACAGCGCGAGGAGCTGGTGGTGGCGATCGATCCCTTTATCACCGCCGCCCGCTGGATAAACATGATGAAACAGGAAAAAGGCGCCTGGCCAATACCTTTTTATAACCGATTATATTACTGGTGGTATCTGAAACTTTACGGCTTGCCGCTGAATCGGACCGGCCTTGATGATATCCAAGCGGTAGCCTCGCGCACGGTGGTGGCGGCCGCGGAAGAAAATCTGGAGTCCCCCGAAATTAAGCAACTGATTGATTTGTCCAGCGAGATGGTAACCCCGGTCAAAAAGCCCACCAATGAAACCGCCATGAAAGCCTGGCTGGTAGAATTGATTTACCGGGAATTATAG
- a CDS encoding DUF58 domain-containing protein, translating to MPNLEYRKYLDPEVVGKLKGMELKARMVVEGFIAGLHKSPYHGFSVEFAEHRQYMPGDNIRDIDWKVYAKSDRFYIKQYEEETNLKAYLLLDCSASMSYTSGGPVKHDYASTLAAALSLLMLKQRDAVGLVTFDETIRRYVPPRSKSGHLHILLQELANQTPSSKTDIGSALHEMAERIHRRGLIVLFSDLLDNPAAIISGLKHFRHRNHEMILFHILDPRERDFAFPREAVFKDLETGEEITTLPWQIKKHYARLTREYCDHIAAECRQSRIDYHLIDTSVPFDLALYAFLAKRERLY from the coding sequence ATGCCCAATCTCGAATACCGAAAATATCTCGATCCCGAAGTGGTCGGGAAACTCAAGGGGATGGAACTCAAGGCCCGGATGGTGGTTGAGGGATTTATTGCCGGATTGCATAAATCACCCTACCATGGTTTTTCGGTCGAATTCGCCGAACACCGCCAGTATATGCCCGGCGATAATATCCGCGATATCGACTGGAAGGTGTATGCCAAATCCGACCGGTTTTATATCAAACAATACGAGGAAGAAACCAACCTGAAGGCCTACCTGCTTCTGGACTGCTCGGCCTCGATGAGTTACACCTCCGGCGGTCCGGTCAAGCACGACTACGCCTCCACCCTGGCCGCGGCGCTGTCGCTTCTGATGCTGAAGCAACGGGATGCTGTGGGACTGGTGACCTTTGACGAAACCATCCGGCGCTATGTGCCGCCGCGTTCAAAATCGGGACACCTGCATATTCTTCTCCAGGAACTGGCCAACCAGACCCCTTCATCCAAGACCGATATAGGTTCTGCCCTTCACGAAATGGCCGAACGAATTCATCGCCGGGGATTAATAGTTCTCTTTTCCGATCTGCTCGATAATCCGGCCGCCATCATCTCCGGTCTGAAACATTTCCGCCATCGCAACCATGAGATGATCCTGTTTCATATCCTCGATCCCCGCGAACGAGATTTCGCTTTCCCGCGCGAGGCGGTTTTCAAGGACCTCGAAACCGGCGAAGAGATTACCACTTTACCCTGGCAGATTAAGAAACATTATGCCCGCCTGACGCGTGAATATTGCGACCATATCGCCGCCGAATGCCGCCAGAGCCGGATCGATTATCATCTGATCGACACCTCGGTCCCGTTTGACCTGGCTCTCTATGCCTTCCTGGCCAAACGAGAGCGGTTGTATTAA
- a CDS encoding ankyrin repeat domain-containing protein gives MNRSISIAGLALIIMALIPAAHTAAATDFSGDLTIAQGKDTLIGNIKVSDEFYKMDFTPSGQPIIVIVDRTKSVTHVYNTQEKQFREMGSQDQTSLMNDPFQSAVYTASIAKKESLGIEKIGQQECDKFKYSSSGQDIMIVWIAREFNFPIKIQNLVMADYSAKITNIKTGKIDRAEFKGPEGYTPFSESSSGGSQDIDIVNAAGMGNIEVIKKHLDAGVDINFDSGDGYTPLLMAAMYGRDKAVKFLVEAGADVNLVTGTGQSAILAASQYGKTEIVKMLVEAGADVNMVYGSGSTTILREAIKYGHVDLVKYLIEAGADTRFKNAQGEPLMSVANKSDAKMMEVLKAAGID, from the coding sequence ATGAACAGATCCATTAGCATTGCCGGATTGGCGCTGATTATCATGGCGCTGATACCTGCGGCACATACCGCGGCCGCCACCGATTTTAGCGGTGATCTGACAATTGCCCAGGGGAAAGATACTCTGATTGGGAATATCAAGGTCAGCGATGAGTTCTATAAAATGGATTTCACTCCGTCCGGACAACCGATTATCGTCATTGTCGACCGCACTAAAAGCGTCACCCATGTTTATAATACCCAGGAAAAACAATTCCGTGAAATGGGGAGCCAGGATCAAACCAGCCTGATGAATGATCCTTTTCAGAGTGCCGTCTATACCGCCTCGATTGCCAAAAAAGAAAGTCTCGGGATCGAAAAAATAGGACAGCAGGAGTGCGATAAGTTCAAATATTCCAGCAGTGGTCAGGATATAATGATCGTCTGGATAGCACGGGAATTCAATTTCCCCATTAAAATCCAGAATTTGGTGATGGCTGATTATAGCGCGAAAATAACCAATATCAAAACCGGTAAAATAGACCGGGCCGAATTCAAGGGTCCCGAAGGCTATACGCCTTTCAGCGAGTCATCATCGGGGGGCTCACAGGATATCGATATTGTCAATGCCGCCGGGATGGGTAATATCGAGGTCATAAAAAAGCATCTGGATGCGGGAGTCGATATAAATTTCGATTCCGGCGATGGCTACACACCATTATTAATGGCCGCCATGTACGGCCGGGATAAGGCCGTCAAATTTCTTGTCGAGGCCGGGGCCGATGTCAACCTGGTCACCGGGACAGGCCAGTCGGCGATACTGGCGGCATCTCAATACGGTAAAACCGAGATCGTCAAAATGCTGGTGGAGGCCGGGGCCGATGTCAACATGGTCTATGGATCGGGAAGCACCACCATCTTGAGAGAGGCGATCAAGTACGGCCACGTCGATCTGGTTAAATATCTAATCGAAGCCGGGGCCGACACCAGGTTCAAGAATGCTCAGGGTGAACCGCTGATGAGTGTCGCCAATAAAAGCGATGCTAAAATGATGGAAGTCCTGAAAGCCGCCGGAATAGACTAA